From the Solanum lycopersicum chromosome 10, SLM_r2.1 genome, one window contains:
- the LOC138338819 gene encoding uncharacterized protein, whose translation MVKNCPMEKTQARESNQAQASCLNSDVLKKNNFSALKSRGDQEDSPNVVTDMLQVYLINVYALLDPDDDDDNNNNNNNNNNNNNKNNNNNNNNDDDDDNGDDDDNDDDNKDDDDDKDDDYDDDHDDDHDDHEDCNDDDDDDDDDDDDDDDDDDDNDDDDDEEDDDDDYNNNDDDDDYDDDYDNDNDDYDDDDDDDDEEEEEEE comes from the exons ATGGTGAAAAATTGTCCCATGGAAAAAACTCAAGCAAGGGAGAGTAAccaagctcaagcaagttgTCTTAATTCTGATGTTCttaagaagaacaacttttcTGCTCTCAAATCTAGGGGTGATCAAGAGGATTCTCCCAATGTTGTTACCGATATGTTGCaagtatatttaattaatgtttatgcattgctAGATCCTG atgatgatgatgataataataataataataataataataataacaataataataaaaataataataataataataataatgacgacgatgatgacaaTGGCGACGACGATGATAATGACGATGATAataaagatgatgatgatgacaaaGATGATGACTACGATGATGATCACGATGACGATCACGATGACCATGAGGATTGcaatgacgatgacgatgacgatgatgatgacgatgatgatgatgacgacgatgatgatgacaatgacgatgatgatgatgaggaagatgatgatgatgattataataataatgatgacgatgatgattaCGATGATGATTATGACAATGAcaatgatgattatgatgatgatgatgatgatgatgatgaagaagaagaagaagaagaataa